The Helicoverpa armigera isolate CAAS_96S chromosome 25, ASM3070526v1, whole genome shotgun sequence genome has a window encoding:
- the LOC110381160 gene encoding protein LTV1 homolog, translated as MPKTKKKFIDRKKAVTFNLVHRSQRDPLAADETAPQRVLVPVSANIPQKKEKDPDLTPEQRREEQIKYGIYFDDDYNYLQHLKDSREVTLVVQPKPIHKRKEKTAATEEGTILVTEVLNLPSSVFASEVEEDVGLLNKAAPQGLCLDLDPEVVAALDDDFDFDDPENELEDNFIDLAMADGGEGSGDEDYEDEEDGDSMSDDGNSDKAFASDLDSDDDSDSGDRATRGVRMPNWDARDKDDTKSRFSQYSMSSSVMRRNQGLTLLDNRFEKMFAEYDDTEVGALDLEEIEGFMPETHDMLLQAAEHFEESQRRYQLDKEREIARLNRLQEIAEESEDDLVTVDADPKEKWDCETILSTYSNIYNHPKLIEEPKKPQKIQLNARGIPKDVLGKDNKLTVKSLAKFNAMQDEASSDDDEDGRTNAETVLSTLSVLSIRPKDESPEEKKERKRLLKEYRKERRIEKKANREAFKEEKKRQEKIMMNNRNNVQGNRIL; from the exons ATG CCGAAGACAAAAAAGAAATTCATAGATCGTAAGAAAGCAGTGACTTTCAACCTGGTACATCGTTCACAAAGGGATCCTCTGGCCGCTGATGAGACTGCCCCGCAAAGAGTATTGGTTCCCGTGAGTGCTAATATACCACAGAAGAAGGAAAAAGATCCA GACCTAACTCCAGAGCAGAGAAGAGAGGAACAGATCAAGTATGGCATCTACTTCGATGATGACTACAACTACTTGCAACATCTCAAGGATTCACGAGAAGTCACTCTTGTTGTGCAGCCG AAACCCATTCACAAACGTAAAGAGAAAACCGCAGCTACCGAGGAAGGAACAATTCTGGTGACAGAAGTGCTGAACTTACCCAGCTCAGTGTTCGCTTCAGAAGTTGAAGAAGATGTTGGTTTACTGAACAAAGCTGCCCCGCAag gTCTATGCCTGGATTTGGATCCTGAAGTGGTAGCTGCCTTGGATGATGACTTCGACTTTGATGACCCTGAGAATGAGCTGGAGGACAACTTCATTGATCTTGCTATGGCTGACG GTGGTGAGGGATCTGGTGATGAAGACTATGAGGATGAGGAAGACGGTGACAGCATGTCAGACGACGGTAATTCTGACAAGGCGTTCGCGTCTGACCTCGATTCTGATGATGATAGTGATTCG GGCGACAGAGCTACACGTGGTGTTCGCATGCCGAATTGGGACGCGCGTGACAAAGATGATACCAAGTCGCGATTCTCTCAGTACTCCATGTCTTCAAGTGTCATGAGGCGCAACCAGGGTTTGACACTACTGGATAACCGGTTTGAAAAG ATGTTTGCCGAATACGACGACACAGAAGTAGGAGCTCTGGACCTGGAAGAGATCGAGGGTTTCATGCCGGAGACACATGACATGCTGCTGCAGGCTGCTGAACATTTCGAGGAGTCGCAGCGACGATACCAGCTCGATAAGGAGAGGGAGATCGCTAG ACTGAACCGCCTTCAAGAAATCGCAGAGGAATCTGAAGATGACCTGGTCACGGTGGACGCAGACCCGAAAGAGAAGTGGGACTGTGAGACCATACTGTCTACCTACTCTAATATATACAACCATCCTAAACTTATTGAGGAGCCTAAG AAACCTCAAAAAATCCAGCTGAACGCTCGAGGCATACCCAAGGACGTTCTCGGCAAAGACAATAAGCTGACAGTCAAATCTCTCGCCAAGTTCAACGCTATGCAAGACGAGGCCTCCAGTGACGACGATGAAGACGGCAGAACTAATGCCGAAACTGTGCTGTCTACGCTCAGCGTGCTTTCTATACG GCCTAAAGACGAATCCCCGGAAGAGAAGAAAGAAAGGAAACGCCTTCTCAAAGAGTATCGGAAAGAGAGAAGAATTGAGAAGAAGGCCAACAGAGAAGCTTTCAAGGAAGAGAAGAAACGCCAAGAGAAGATTATGATGAACAACAGAAATAATGTTCAGGGCAACAGGATAttgtaa
- the LOC110381156 gene encoding vacuolar protein sorting-associated protein 35 isoform X2, translating into MEQINHPFLYTWSTAQMTNQASPVEEQEKLLDEALNTVKVQAFQMKRCLDKSKLMDALKHASTMLGELRTSLLSPKSYYELYMAITDELRHLELYLLEEFQKGRKVADLYELVQYAGNIVPRLYLLITVGLVYIKTNSNLRRDLLKDLVEMCRGVQHPLRGLFLRNYLLQCTRNVLPDTSEAQNENEGVVKDAIDFVLMNFAEMNKLWVRMQHQGHSRDKERRERERSELRILVGTNLVRLSQLESVTVEDYGRLVLPGILEQVVSCRDAIAQEYLMECIIQVFPDEFHLANLQPFLKSCAELQPGVNIKNIIIALIERLATYSQRNEGNINLSVVMEDGKEQEVQLFEVFSDQVAAITQSRTDMPPEDMLSLQLALLKLAQRCHPDKLNYVDRVLAHTDKICADIHQASGKTHLEHNTAVFKELMKILKLPADHYKNILTLIKLQNYAPLIKHLNHPGRIMIAVHLINDVLETDCMISTPEDVEAVLAMLDVLVKDQPDQPTTEPDVEDFMEEQGLLARLIHHFKSDSADRQYLILSSARKALQAGGAARVRHSFPPILFHAYSLAHTYRELRDTDEMWEKKCQKIFQFCHQTISMLVKAELAELPLRLYLQGALAISEIGFANHETIAYEFLSQAFSLYEDEISDSKAQLAAITLIIATFEQINCFGAENAEPMRTQCALAASKLLKKPDQSRAVALCAHLFWKAAKDGKQWHLNEASRALDCLKKAGRVAQQCMDGGVQAQLLAELLGRYALLRERGNEALTTNLIDAVIQKIREELANLDQSEEVEQITKHFHNTLQHLKNRMECPDPEGLGYEGLNLA; encoded by the exons ACATGGCCATAACGGATGAGCTCCGTCACCTCGAGCTCTACCTCCTCGAAGAATTCCAAAAAGGTCGCAAGGTAGCCGACCTCTATGAGTTGGTGCAATACGCTGGCAACATCGTCCCACGGTTGTACCTGCTTATAACTGTGGGGCTTGTGTATATCAAGACTAATAGTAATCTGAGGAGGGATTTATTAAag GATCTTGTGGAGATGTGCAGAGGAGTGCAGCATCCTCTCCGAGGGTTGTTCCTGAGGAACTACCTCCTGCAGTGCACCAGGAATGTGTTACCCGATACTTCTGAGGCACAGAATGAAAATGAAGGCGTT GTAAAAGATGCGATCGACTTTGTCCTGATGAACTTTGCTGAAATGAACAAACTGTGGGTCAGGATGCAGCATCAGGGTCACTCCAG GGACAAAGAGCGTCGCGAACGCGAACGTTCCGAACTACGCATCCTAGTAGGCACGAACCTCGTCCGCCTCTCCCAGTTGGAGTCCGTCACAGTGGAAGACTATGGACGCCTGGTGCTGCCCGGCATCCTGGAGCAAGTCGTCAGCTGCCGGGACGCCATAGCCCAGGAGTACCTCATGGAGTGCATCATACAG GTGTTCCCCGACGAATTCCATCTAGCGAATCTTCAACCGTTCCTGAAGTCCTGCGCTGAACTACAGCCAGGAGTGAACATCAAGAACATCATCATAGCTCTTATCGAACGACTTGCTACTTATAGCCAG agAAACGAAGGCAATATAAATCTGAGTGTTGTGATGGAAGATGGCAAGGAACAAGAAGTGCAACTCTTCGAAGTGTTCTCAGACCAAGTGGCTGCTATCACACAG TCTCGCACAGACATGCCCCCAGAAGACATGCTATCCCTTCAGTTGGCACTACTGAAGCTAGCGCAGCGCTGCCACCCTGACAAACTTAACTACGTCGACAGAGTTCTCGCTCACACTGACAAGATTTGTGCTGATATACATCAGGCTAG CGGCAAAACCCACCTAGAACACAACACGGCAGTTTTCAAAGAACTCATGAAGATCCTCAAGCTGCCTGCAGACCACTATAAGAACATTCTGACACTGATCAAACTGCAGAACTATGCGCCGCTGATCAAGCATCTGAACCATCCGGGCAGAATAATGATCGCTGTTCATCTGATCAACGACGTTTTGGAAACTGATTGCATGATTTCTACTCCGGAGGAC GTAGAAGCAGTACTGGCGATGTTAGACGTTTTAGTAAAAGACCAACCCGATCAACCGACTACAGAGCCTGATGTAGAAGATTTTATGGAAGAACAGGGCTTGTTAGCAAG GTTAATCCATCACTTCAAGTCCGATTCTGCCGACCGTCAGTACCTGATCCTGTCGTCAGCCCGCAAGGCGCTgcaggcgggcggcgcggcgcgggtgcGGCACAGCTTCCCGCCCATACTGTTCCACGCGTACAGTCTAGCGCATACATACAGGGAGCTGAGGGATACT GACGAAATGTGGGAGAAGAAGTGTCAGAAAATATTCCAGTTTTGTCATCAGACTATCAGTATGTTAGTCAAAGCTGAACTTGCTGAATTGCCTTTGAG ATTATACCTACAAGGAGCCCTCGCGATCAGTGAGATAGGTTTCGCGAACCACGAGACTATCGCGTACGAGTTCCTCTCGCAGGCGTTCTCGTTGTACGAAGACGAGATATCTGACAGCAAGGCACAGTTGGCTGCTATTACGCTGATTATCGCTACGTTCGAACAGATTAATTGCTTTG GTGCTGAAAACGCGGAGCCAATGCGTACACAATGTGCTCTAGCGGCTAGCAAGCTACTGAAGAAGCCCGACCAGAGCCGCGCTGTGGCCTTGTGTGCTCATCTCTTCTGGAAGGCCGCTAAGGATGGGAAACAG TGGCATCTAAACGAGGCATCTCGTGCCCTCGACTGCTTGAAGAAGGCAGGCCGCGTTGCTCAGCAGTGCATGGACGGCGGCGTGCAGGCACAGTTGCTGGCGGAGCTGCTCGGCCGGTATGCGCTGCTACGGGAGCGAGGCAACGAGGCGCTTACTACTAACCTTATTGATGCC GTGATCCAAAAAATTCGCGAAGAATTAGCGAACCTAGATCAGTCTGAGGAAGTGGAACAGATCACGAAGCACTTCCACAATACTCTGCAGCATCTCAAGAACAGGATGGAGTGTCCTGACCCTGAGGGTTTGGGGTATGAGGGCCTTAATCTGGCTTAG
- the LOC135118729 gene encoding uncharacterized protein LOC135118729, with protein MEGQFQLLFDKMKIEMQNQIAELKDSITESIMDKMDEKLIPIVEENKNLKIKLEKLEKELKYLKGREKSNNIIVHGLEEKEKTSFELLQKIKRNLKQDLNIEVDDCEVNKIYRLGNKNKESKKPRPVLCSFINYWKKTEIIKNRKNLKDIYITEDYSKEVLEKRKKLQAELVKEREKGNIAYLKYDKLIVKESSNIQEKRKREVSTSPSVSPTSHTNQPKKQQTIPPFKPNVTNAFNLMRPRASSLSNTSEAINTNNAKQQ; from the coding sequence ATGGAAGGTCAATTTCAATTACTATTTGACAAAATGAAGATCGAGATGCAAAATCAAATTGCTGAATTAAAGGATTCTATCACAGAAAGCATTATGGACAAGATGGACGAAAAGTTAATCCCTATagtggaagaaaataaaaacctaaaaatcaaattagagaaattagaaaaagaattaaaataccTAAAGGGACGGGAGAAGAGCAACAATATAATAGTACATGGActagaagaaaaagaaaaaacctcCTTTGAGCtactgcaaaaaataaaaagaaatctgAAACAAGATTTAAACATTGAAGTAGATGACTGCGAAGTTAACAAAATCTACCGTCTaggtaataaaaacaaagaaagtaaGAAACCTAGACCGGTACTTTGTTCGTTTATAAACTACTGGAAAAAGaccgaaattattaaaaatagaaagaaCCTGAAGGACATCTATATCACCGAAGATTACTCAAAAGAAGTGCTAGAAAAGAGGAAAAAATTACAAGCGGAGTTGGTTAAGGAGAGAGAAAAGGGGAATATAGCATACTTGAAGTATGATAAACTAATAGTCAAAGAAAGTAGTAACATCcaagagaagagaaaacgagaaGTATCTACATCACCCTCTGTATCGCCCACATCCCACACCAACCAGCCGAAAAAACAGCAGACTATACCTCCATTCAAGCCAAATGTAACAAATGCTTTTAATTTGATGCGGCCCAGAGCGAGCTCCCTCTCTAATACCTCGGAAgccataaatacaaataatgcCAAACAACAATAG